The segment GTCACAGTGTCACAGAATGCGGACCTTTCGTCACAGTGGATTTTATACGGGAGAGGAACATTTCGTGTGGTGTGGAATCTCTAATGAGATTCTTAATGGCTTCATTTGAAATTACGAGGTTGACACATGTATTAAAGGGAAATTGATATATTAGCGGAGTCTATGGCTCTTGTGGTACGGATGAACTACATTGCTAGGTGCTTAAAACACAGTCCCATCTTCAGAGCCGGTCACTAAGCGTGCACCCAGGATCGGAGCTGAGGAGGCGACGCGGTTTTAAGTGTCTGCTCAGTGCCAGTAACTGATCTCGATATCTGGATAGCTGCCATTGTTGGGATGAGAACGTCTGAGACTATTGTCCAGGTAGTCCATCTCTCTGGCTAACTGTTCAGCGGCAGCAGACACCACCGAGCGGACGATGGCCGTCGCGGCTTCATAACACATCTTCTTCAGCTTCTCATCCTGGTCATCTGTCTCAGCGTTGGCCTCCCCTAACCCTGCGAGGATTCCTCCATTTTGAGGAGGCCCTCCTTCTCCAGCCTCTAACTCAAAGCTCCTAACAGCACCTACAACTACGACGGACTCTCGCGCGTCACCGCCACTTGGTAGATGATCACGAGCTGTAACGCCGGCTTCACACTCACCACTTTGGGCAACTGCGTTTCCACATTTTCCATCCTGGCTCAAGATCTTCCCATCTTTCGCTTTCTCGCTTGAGTCGACAGGCTCCTGCTTGGCTCCGTCTCCTGTCTCGCCGTCCGGCGCCTCGTGATTGTGCTCCACGGCGTCCATGCATCCGTTCTCGCCATTGGTCTTCGTTTCTGCCGGTGGCGCCCCGGTCGCTTCTTCTGCGGCTGCCGGATTGGCCTGCTGGCCAGATGGTGTGCTTTTGTGGGACTCCTCCCCATCCGCGGCCTCGTGTTCACCTGCCACCTGAGCCTCGTCTTTGTCACTGCTCAGAGGGACAGCCTGGTCCTCGGACTCACCCTGTGGAACGGCTGCGGCCCCAGCTGCTTCCGCGGGGCTATCGGTGTCTTTGGCGTCGCCCGTGCCGCCGCCATCGTCGTCGTCCTCTTTCTGCGCGGCCGAGCCCTCCCCAAGGTCCACGCTGGCGCTCTTGCCCTTGCGTAGTATGAAGTTCTTCAGGGACACGGCACGGTTGAAGTGTGTCCGTTTGGCCTTGGCCGTCTTGGCCGGGTCTTTACCCGCCTGCTGTTCGTCTGTCTGGTCCTGCTCGCCCGCGGCCTCCCcgccctcctcccctcctccaccGCTGGCATCTGTTGACTTTTTCGCCTTTGGAATCACGCGCTTCTTGAACGAGGTCCAGATCTCGTTGGCGTGCTGGTCTACCGATTTTACGCGTTGCGGGGCGCCAGCAGCCTCCTTCTCCTCGTCCCCCTCGGCGGCGGGCTTCTCCTGCGCGTCTCCCTCTGCGGTCGCCTTCGCCTCCTCGGACGGGGCCGCCGCCCCTTCGGCGACCTCGGAGGCgctttcctcccctctctctgccGTGTCCTTCTCACCGTCCTTCGGCTTGTGGATTGCTGGCACTGACAGGTCTCTCTTGAGCCCCTGGAAGGTCCAGGACCTCTTCAGCTTCCACCGCTTCTGCCCGGAGTAATCCGGCTTCGCGGCGGAATCCAGCGTGGATGCGTCGCCCGCTCCCTCGCCGATTTCCACGCCCTCGCCGTCCTTTGACTCGTCGGTTTTCTTATGAGACTTTTGAGCCATCAGCTTCTTGAAGGAATGCCAGCGTTTCATGTGTTTGGTCGCATGGGACTTGTCTGGTTCAGCTCCGGCTTCCTGCGCGTCCTCCAACTGGTCCACAACCACGGTACTGGCGTCGGGGTCCTCCAGCCTGTCTAAGGACCTTGACCGGACCGGCCCGGGTTTCCTGGCTTCGCCTGTGCCGTCCTTTTTCTCTGTGCTTCTATGTGAAAAGATTCTGGCTACAGGCTTGCGGATGAAGTCCCGGACGCTGGTCTTCTCTCCGTGCTTTGGCTTGGCATCCTTACTTGAGACGGACGTTTTTTGCTCTTGCGAGCCCTCCTGGTTTTCCGGAGCTTGCTCTACAGCCTGATCCTCGGCTCCGGCCTCACCCCCTTCCGGCGTCTGATTGGAGATGTGCTCCTTATTGTCCTCTGCCTGATCGGTCGGTTTCTTGTCCTGATCCCCCTCCCCTACAGGATCCTCGGCACCTGTGCTGTgatcttttttcttcctcccaccCATGACTTTTCCCAATCCACTTTTGTTCAGGAAGGAGTCCCAGATTTTCTCCGAAGCTGGCTTGGCTTTCCCATCAGGCTGCTGTTCTGTGCTCTGGGGCGCCTCGTTGGCCGGCTCTTGCGTCTCCTCAGCCGGAGCCTGTGAGGGCTCTGCATTCGCGGGTTCCACTTCAGCTTTAGTCTCTACATTATCTCCCTGAACCACCCCAGCACACGCCTCAGTTGCTGCCATGTCCAATCCTCCCAAAAATGTCCGATATCAGAGATGACCCGTcctccaaaagaaaaaaaaaaaaacaa is part of the Denticeps clupeoides chromosome 19, fDenClu1.1, whole genome shotgun sequence genome and harbors:
- the LOC114769211 gene encoding retinitis pigmentosa 1-like 1 protein, giving the protein MAATEACAGVVQGDNVETKAEVEPANAEPSQAPAEETQEPANEAPQSTEQQPDGKAKPASEKIWDSFLNKSGLGKVMGGRKKKDHSTGAEDPVGEGDQDKKPTDQAEDNKEHISNQTPEGGEAGAEDQAVEQAPENQEGSQEQKTSVSSKDAKPKHGEKTSVRDFIRKPVARIFSHRSTEKKDGTGEARKPGPVRSRSLDRLEDPDASTVVVDQLEDAQEAGAEPDKSHATKHMKRWHSFKKLMAQKSHKKTDESKDGEGVEIGEGAGDASTLDSAAKPDYSGQKRWKLKRSWTFQGLKRDLSVPAIHKPKDGEKDTAERGEESASEVAEGAAAPSEEAKATAEGDAQEKPAAEGDEEKEAAGAPQRVKSVDQHANEIWTSFKKRVIPKAKKSTDASGGGGEEGGEAAGEQDQTDEQQAGKDPAKTAKAKRTHFNRAVSLKNFILRKGKSASVDLGEGSAAQKEDDDDGGGTGDAKDTDSPAEAAGAAAVPQGESEDQAVPLSSDKDEAQVAGEHEAADGEESHKSTPSGQQANPAAAEEATGAPPAETKTNGENGCMDAVEHNHEAPDGETGDGAKQEPVDSSEKAKDGKILSQDGKCGNAVAQSEKQAGNV